Proteins co-encoded in one Methylobacterium sp. WL1 genomic window:
- a CDS encoding RNA pyrophosphohydrolase: MTTDSDSGAALPYRPCVGVALIAPSGGVFVGRRTKDAGPEHVAGPYMWQMPQGGIDPGEDPEAAARRELYEETNVPPDAIRLLGEIPDWLAYDLPPAVMKQAWKGRYRGQTQKWFAYGFLGSEDLIDVLTPGGGAHKAEFDAWRWARFSELPNLIVPFKRPVYEGVVAAFSGLDGWAAETGATAPAQP, translated from the coding sequence ATGACCACAGATTCCGACTCAGGCGCTGCGCTGCCCTACCGCCCCTGCGTGGGCGTCGCGTTGATCGCGCCCTCGGGCGGCGTCTTCGTTGGCCGCCGGACGAAGGATGCCGGACCGGAGCACGTCGCCGGCCCGTACATGTGGCAGATGCCGCAGGGCGGCATCGATCCCGGCGAGGATCCCGAGGCGGCCGCCCGCCGGGAGCTCTACGAGGAGACCAACGTACCACCCGATGCGATCCGCCTGCTCGGCGAGATCCCGGACTGGCTCGCCTACGACCTGCCGCCGGCGGTGATGAAGCAGGCCTGGAAGGGGCGCTATCGCGGCCAGACCCAGAAGTGGTTCGCCTACGGCTTCCTCGGCAGCGAGGACCTGATCGACGTGCTGACCCCCGGTGGCGGCGCCCACAAGGCCGAGTTCGACGCCTGGCGCTGGGCGCGGTTCTCCGAGCTGCCGAACCTGATCGTGCCGTTCAAGCGCCCGGTCTACGAGGGTGTGGTCGCTGCTTTCTCGGGGCTCGACGGCTGGGCGGCCGAGACCGGTGCGACCGCGCCGGCGCAGCCGTGA
- a CDS encoding DUF2939 domain-containing protein, translating into MVRWLAIPLALALAWLAFTVSPLWSLYDLAQAVRRHDVAYMEGHVNFRTLRLSLVRQITAAVRTASDTDLDLEPRDRQRLNDVAYGLALALAETLVTPETVMDLLDNGWPDKLDIERPASLKPEGLAIRNAGRLLPYYAALEMRGFRAVVIPVPPEGPRAERNRIRLRLRGFSWRLVDIEMADILRAQIAAKLGRALARAKAGASAAEER; encoded by the coding sequence GTGGTACGCTGGCTCGCGATTCCGCTCGCGCTCGCGCTGGCGTGGCTCGCCTTCACGGTGAGCCCGCTCTGGTCGCTCTACGACCTGGCTCAGGCCGTGCGCCGGCATGACGTGGCCTATATGGAGGGCCACGTGAACTTCCGGACCCTTCGGCTGTCCCTGGTCCGCCAGATCACCGCGGCGGTGCGCACCGCCTCCGACACCGACCTGGATCTGGAGCCCCGCGACCGGCAACGCCTCAACGACGTCGCGTACGGCCTGGCGCTGGCGCTGGCCGAGACCCTGGTCACACCCGAGACGGTGATGGACCTGCTCGACAACGGCTGGCCCGACAAGCTGGACATCGAGCGCCCCGCCAGCTTGAAGCCGGAGGGTTTGGCGATCCGGAATGCAGGACGACTCCTGCCCTATTACGCCGCCCTGGAGATGCGCGGGTTCCGGGCGGTGGTCATTCCGGTCCCGCCCGAGGGGCCCCGGGCCGAGCGCAACCGTATCCGGCTCCGTCTGCGCGGCTTCAGCTGGCGGCTGGTGGACATCGAGATGGCCGACATCCTGCGCGCGCAGATCGCCGCCAAGCTCGGCCGTGCGCTGGCCCGCGCCAAGGCCGGCGCGAGTGCTGCGGAGGAGCGGTAG
- a CDS encoding DUF2937 family protein, with product MFRVFRTLGLALGLLGGLIAAQAPEFAQQYAQRLGGAVDELRRQVAVLESDAQASGTTRDGAVDRLRTNPDQLVARRGEAAQADISRLARLSAQEQALASATSPLGKVVAMLRDPDLPVAQAAYQDFSPAVPTNADGLAAGLIGFLTAWGGWRVLSDVGLRFARKRPRTATRTA from the coding sequence GTGTTCCGCGTGTTCCGCACTCTCGGCCTCGCCCTCGGCCTGCTCGGCGGCTTGATAGCCGCCCAGGCCCCCGAATTCGCGCAGCAATACGCGCAGCGCCTCGGTGGCGCGGTGGACGAACTGCGCCGTCAGGTGGCGGTGCTCGAATCGGACGCGCAGGCCTCCGGCACCACCCGCGACGGCGCGGTCGACCGGCTGCGCACCAACCCCGACCAGCTGGTGGCCCGGCGCGGCGAGGCCGCACAGGCCGACATCTCTCGGCTGGCAAGATTGAGCGCGCAGGAGCAGGCCCTCGCCTCGGCGACGAGCCCGCTCGGCAAGGTGGTGGCGATGCTGCGCGACCCCGACCTGCCGGTAGCGCAGGCCGCCTACCAGGATTTCAGCCCGGCTGTGCCGACCAATGCCGACGGCCTCGCCGCCGGTCTGATCGGGTTCCTGACCGCCTGGGGCGGCTGGCGCGTGCTCTCGGATGTCGGCCTGCGGTTCGCCCGCAAGCGCCCGCGAACGGCGACCCGGACGGCCTGA
- a CDS encoding divergent polysaccharide deacetylase family protein, protein MTESTDDILTRPLGVPEAQAPERPQGRFARFVAPLRRPRIAAGALAGAMLLACGLVLALGDPRGGEPRVEVAITVREPASRPVVAPVAAAPEPQGVVVVNAGGAQQRTAEEIETASGVTVVRPPGSSPSEAVVIRVPPPSAPRLAPAPDARISEQGRHGTMPKLGDGRTRALDVYARAEEPGTGPRIAVLVTGLGVGQAATAGATVRLPTAISLAFLPYGGEAERAAARARDAGHEVFLQLPMEPFDYPDSDPGPQTLLTALKGVENADRLAWSLARFPGYVGVANYMGAKMMADPAFDPILREIGARGLGFLDDGTGPKPSFANKSRTPVARAEIVLDAVPRADAIDAALGQAEARARATGFALVTASGSALGVDRIARWARDLDTRGIRLVPASVALRGAVEKRVSTAN, encoded by the coding sequence TTGACCGAGTCCACCGACGATATCCTCACGCGCCCCCTAGGGGTGCCGGAGGCGCAGGCGCCGGAGCGGCCCCAAGGTCGGTTCGCACGCTTCGTCGCGCCGCTGCGCCGGCCGAGGATCGCCGCGGGGGCGCTCGCCGGCGCCATGCTGTTGGCCTGCGGGCTCGTGCTCGCCTTGGGGGATCCCCGTGGCGGCGAGCCGCGCGTCGAAGTCGCGATCACGGTGCGCGAACCGGCCTCCCGGCCGGTGGTCGCCCCGGTTGCGGCCGCCCCGGAACCGCAGGGCGTGGTGGTGGTCAACGCGGGCGGCGCACAGCAGCGCACCGCCGAGGAGATCGAGACCGCGTCGGGCGTGACGGTGGTGCGACCGCCGGGCTCCAGCCCGAGCGAGGCCGTCGTGATCCGCGTCCCGCCGCCGAGCGCGCCGCGGCTCGCGCCGGCGCCGGATGCGCGCATCAGCGAGCAAGGCCGCCACGGCACGATGCCCAAGCTCGGCGACGGCCGAACCCGCGCCCTCGACGTCTATGCCCGGGCCGAGGAGCCCGGCACCGGGCCTCGCATCGCGGTCCTGGTCACGGGCCTCGGTGTCGGGCAGGCCGCCACGGCTGGCGCCACCGTGCGCCTGCCGACCGCAATCAGCCTCGCGTTCCTGCCCTACGGCGGCGAGGCGGAGCGCGCCGCCGCCCGGGCGCGGGATGCCGGCCACGAGGTCTTCCTCCAGCTGCCCATGGAGCCGTTCGACTATCCCGACAGCGATCCCGGGCCCCAGACGCTGCTCACCGCCCTCAAGGGGGTCGAGAATGCCGACCGTCTCGCCTGGTCGCTGGCCCGCTTCCCCGGCTATGTCGGCGTCGCGAACTACATGGGCGCGAAGATGATGGCCGACCCGGCCTTCGACCCGATCCTGCGTGAGATCGGTGCCCGCGGCCTTGGCTTCCTTGACGACGGGACCGGGCCGAAGCCGAGCTTCGCCAACAAGAGCCGCACCCCGGTCGCCCGGGCGGAGATCGTCCTCGACGCCGTTCCGCGGGCCGACGCCATCGATGCGGCGCTCGGCCAGGCGGAGGCGCGAGCCCGCGCGACCGGATTCGCCCTCGTGACGGCCAGCGGCTCGGCGCTCGGCGTCGACCGGATCGCGCGCTGGGCGCGGGACCTCGATACCCGCGGCATCCGGCTGGTGCCGGCGAGCGTGGCGCTGCGCGGGGCGGTGGAGAAGCGAGTCAGCACGGCGAATTGA
- a CDS encoding nicotinate-nucleotide adenylyltransferase: protein MRIGLYGGSFNPAHNGHRHVTVTALRRLGLDRVWWLVSPGNPLKSRIALPSVEARCAQARDIARHPRIAVTGIEAALGVRFTVQTLRHLTRRCRGVHFVWIMGADSLATFHRWKGFAEIARLVPIAIIDRPGYTMTPLSARAAHRLAQARVPEAAAHTLPVRPPPAWTFLHGPRSPLSSTEIRNGRGGTRGPPYATQLQSPHVTANFIPVRVP from the coding sequence ATGCGGATCGGCCTCTACGGCGGATCCTTCAATCCCGCCCATAACGGACACCGCCACGTCACCGTGACGGCGTTGCGGCGCCTCGGGCTGGACCGGGTCTGGTGGTTGGTCAGCCCGGGCAACCCGCTCAAGAGCCGGATCGCCCTGCCATCCGTGGAGGCACGCTGCGCGCAGGCCCGCGATATCGCCCGGCACCCGCGCATCGCGGTGACCGGGATCGAGGCGGCCCTCGGCGTACGATTCACGGTCCAGACCCTGCGCCACCTCACCCGGCGCTGCCGCGGTGTGCACTTCGTCTGGATCATGGGCGCGGATTCGCTCGCCACCTTCCACCGCTGGAAGGGCTTTGCGGAGATCGCGCGGCTCGTCCCCATCGCGATCATCGACCGGCCAGGCTACACCATGACGCCTCTGAGCGCCCGGGCGGCCCATCGGCTGGCGCAGGCCCGGGTGCCGGAGGCGGCGGCGCACACCCTGCCGGTGCGCCCGCCGCCGGCCTGGACGTTCCTCCACGGACCCCGATCGCCCCTGTCGTCGACCGAGATCCGCAATGGCCGCGGGGGGACTCGGGGACCTCCGTACGCGACGCAGTTGCAATCGCCGCACGTTACCGCCAATTTCATACCGGTTCGCGTGCCCTGA
- a CDS encoding response regulator, producing MMPFVAAFACPSMPALDSAAATILVVEDEPTVCELAAEALLEEGYRVLTAADAWEAEAILARESVDMLFTDIDLARNTNGLALARRARSVCPDLPVIYTSGGRACLSPADAVSESVFVPKPYRPSQLVALTNDILRAAHHPHHA from the coding sequence ATGATGCCGTTCGTCGCCGCCTTCGCCTGCCCGTCCATGCCCGCCCTGGATTCGGCCGCCGCCACCATCCTGGTGGTCGAGGACGAGCCGACCGTCTGCGAGCTCGCGGCCGAAGCGCTTCTCGAAGAGGGATATCGGGTGCTCACCGCCGCGGATGCCTGGGAGGCCGAAGCGATCCTGGCACGGGAGAGCGTCGACATGCTCTTCACTGATATCGACCTCGCCCGCAACACGAACGGGCTGGCGCTGGCACGCCGGGCCCGCAGCGTCTGCCCGGACCTGCCCGTCATCTACACGTCCGGCGGGCGTGCCTGCCTGTCGCCCGCCGACGCCGTCTCCGAATCGGTGTTCGTTCCGAAGCCGTACCGCCCCAGCCAGCTCGTTGCGCTCACGAACGACATCCTGCGCGCCGCGCACCATCCCCATCACGCCTGA
- a CDS encoding WD40 repeat domain-containing protein, with the protein MSDSVSHPSLTEHVAPLEAGAHVVAAQFLKDAPALALGDGTVALMQGDALTRIAAHPDSGILVAAGSSDRLVTGGDDGRVVEIRAGGAVQELGAAKGGVWIDALALHPDGAVAWSAGRAVVARDAKGRERSFTAPSTARGLVFAPKGYRLGVAHYNGVSLWFPNLETPAEVVSWKGSHIDVTWSPDGRFVVSTMQENALHGWRLQPDRGHMRMSGYPAKVRSVSWSSDGHWLATGGAEAAIVWPFDSKEGPTGKAPRECGVRPARVTRVAFHPKAPVLGVGYEDGCILLVRFTDASELLVRRAVPGSGITALAWDARGNRMLFGCADGQAGLLTLPA; encoded by the coding sequence ATGAGCGATTCCGTCAGCCATCCGTCCCTCACCGAACACGTCGCGCCGCTGGAGGCGGGCGCCCACGTGGTCGCGGCGCAGTTCCTGAAGGACGCCCCCGCCCTGGCGCTCGGCGACGGCACCGTGGCCCTCATGCAGGGGGATGCGCTGACCCGGATCGCCGCCCATCCCGACAGCGGGATCCTGGTGGCGGCCGGGAGCAGCGACCGCCTCGTCACGGGCGGCGACGACGGCCGGGTCGTCGAGATCCGGGCCGGTGGCGCCGTACAGGAGCTCGGCGCGGCCAAGGGCGGTGTCTGGATCGACGCTCTGGCGCTGCATCCGGACGGCGCCGTGGCCTGGTCGGCCGGTCGCGCGGTCGTCGCCCGGGATGCCAAGGGCCGGGAGCGCAGCTTCACGGCGCCCTCGACGGCCCGGGGGCTGGTCTTCGCCCCGAAGGGCTACCGTCTCGGCGTCGCCCACTACAACGGCGTCAGCCTCTGGTTCCCGAATCTCGAGACGCCCGCCGAGGTCGTGAGCTGGAAGGGCTCGCATATCGACGTCACGTGGTCACCGGACGGCCGCTTCGTGGTCTCGACCATGCAGGAGAACGCGCTGCACGGTTGGCGCCTGCAGCCGGATCGCGGCCACATGCGGATGTCGGGTTATCCTGCCAAGGTCCGCTCCGTGTCCTGGTCTTCCGATGGGCACTGGCTTGCCACCGGAGGCGCCGAGGCTGCGATCGTCTGGCCGTTCGATTCGAAGGAAGGCCCCACCGGTAAGGCGCCGCGGGAATGCGGCGTCCGCCCCGCCCGGGTGACGCGGGTCGCGTTCCACCCCAAGGCGCCGGTCCTGGGAGTGGGCTACGAGGATGGCTGCATCCTGCTGGTGCGCTTCACCGACGCCTCGGAGCTGCTGGTGCGGCGCGCCGTGCCGGGCAGCGGGATCACGGCACTCGCCTGGGACGCACGCGGCAACCGCATGCTGTTCGGCTGCGCCGACGGCCAGGCCGGACTGCTGACCCTGCCAGCGTGA
- a CDS encoding peptidoglycan DD-metalloendopeptidase family protein — protein sequence MLALACVAVPSRAQEPATTAESEKIQRTNEERDRRAENLKRVQDALAASAGQRTQFEGEIAAIGSDRAKLDSALLDAGRQAQATEDRLSRLEDRLKAMTESEAAIRRSLHARRGIVAEILAALQRMGRRPPPAVLVSPEDVLAVIRTSMLLGAVVPELRGEVDTLAADLAEMIRLRGLIAQDKEGLANDLAGWAREQQRLQALLTARRARQAEVEGGLTAERKRAVELGAQAKSLKDLLDRTEAEVAATRRSADEAKAAAEREARVTQERFAAAGVRDPARLAPKVHFAEARGEVPRPVSGRLARGFNQPDGNGGITRGVSFTTRPKALVASPADGWVKFAGPFRSYGRLLIIDAGDGYYLLLAGMDQISVEVGQFVLAGEPVGSMGEGGAGPSGSEGDPSLYVEFKKDGGSVDPEPWWAKSPSDKILGEKVRG from the coding sequence ATGCTCGCCCTGGCCTGCGTGGCGGTCCCGTCGCGGGCCCAGGAGCCAGCCACGACCGCGGAATCCGAAAAGATCCAGCGTACCAACGAGGAGCGCGACCGGCGGGCCGAGAATCTCAAGCGCGTTCAGGATGCGCTCGCCGCCAGCGCGGGCCAGCGCACGCAGTTCGAGGGCGAGATCGCCGCCATCGGCTCGGACCGTGCCAAGCTCGACAGCGCCCTTTTGGACGCCGGACGCCAGGCGCAGGCGACCGAGGACCGGCTGAGCCGCCTGGAAGACCGCCTGAAGGCGATGACCGAGAGCGAGGCCGCGATCCGCCGGTCCCTGCACGCCCGCCGCGGCATCGTCGCCGAGATCCTGGCAGCGCTCCAGCGGATGGGCCGCCGCCCGCCGCCGGCCGTCCTGGTGAGCCCGGAGGACGTGCTGGCGGTCATCCGCACGTCGATGCTGCTCGGCGCCGTGGTGCCGGAGCTGCGCGGCGAGGTCGACACCCTGGCCGCCGACCTCGCCGAGATGATCCGCCTGCGCGGCTTGATCGCGCAGGACAAGGAGGGGCTGGCCAACGATCTCGCCGGCTGGGCCCGGGAACAGCAGCGCCTGCAGGCTCTGCTCACCGCCCGGCGCGCCCGGCAGGCGGAGGTCGAGGGCGGCCTGACCGCGGAGCGCAAGCGCGCGGTCGAACTCGGCGCCCAGGCGAAATCCCTCAAGGACCTGCTCGACCGCACGGAGGCCGAGGTCGCGGCGACCCGGCGCTCTGCCGACGAGGCCAAGGCGGCCGCCGAGCGCGAGGCCCGGGTGACGCAGGAACGTTTCGCCGCGGCCGGGGTCCGGGATCCGGCGCGCCTGGCTCCGAAGGTGCATTTCGCGGAGGCGCGGGGCGAAGTGCCGCGGCCGGTGAGCGGGCGGCTGGCGCGGGGCTTCAACCAGCCCGATGGCAACGGCGGGATTACCCGGGGCGTCTCCTTCACGACGCGGCCGAAGGCGCTGGTCGCCTCCCCGGCCGACGGATGGGTCAAGTTCGCGGGGCCGTTCCGGTCCTATGGGCGTCTCTTGATCATCGATGCGGGCGACGGCTACTATCTTCTGCTGGCGGGGATGGATCAGATTAGCGTAGAGGTCGGCCAGTTCGTTCTCGCGGGTGAACCGGTGGGCAGCATGGGCGAGGGCGGCGCGGGCCCGTCGGGGTCCGAAGGCGATCCATCGCTGTACGTCGAGTTCAAGAAGGACGGCGGCTCCGTCGATCCGGAGCCGTGGTGGGCGAAGAGCCCCAGTGACAAGATACTTGGCGAGAAGGTTCGCGGCTGA
- the rsfS gene encoding ribosome silencing factor, with protein sequence MKAEETIAIDLAGKTSLADTMIIASGRSQRHVGSIADKFIQEMKNRGYGNARVEGMPACDWVLIDAGDVLVHIFRPEVRGFYNLEKMWGADRPLGLAAD encoded by the coding sequence ATGAAGGCCGAGGAGACCATCGCGATCGACCTGGCGGGAAAGACCTCTCTCGCCGACACGATGATCATCGCGTCCGGCCGGTCGCAGCGCCATGTCGGCTCGATTGCCGACAAGTTCATCCAGGAAATGAAGAATCGCGGCTACGGCAACGCCCGGGTCGAGGGCATGCCGGCCTGCGACTGGGTGCTGATCGACGCCGGAGACGTGCTCGTGCACATCTTCCGTCCCGAGGTGCGCGGCTTCTACAATCTGGAGAAGATGTGGGGCGCCGACCGCCCGCTGGGTCTGGCAGCGGATTAA
- a CDS encoding YoaK family protein, producing the protein MNRSWQLGTGLLLTGLAGYVDALGFVRLGGLYTSFMSGNTTQFAVFGAEAKLQKMVMPAILIAAFLTGSVLGSGLAILVPSRWSTPVVLAYESLLILGGLALGLASPELGLAAFFVAVAMGAQNAVLAQVQGFRAGTTFVTGALFSLGQKIARALTRTGDPLGWIGDGLVWLSLLLGAFLGALAYDAFALYALIAPAAVSGVLALITAFLVLRAGQRTTKVEFP; encoded by the coding sequence GTGAACCGCTCCTGGCAATTGGGCACCGGCCTGCTCCTCACGGGGCTGGCGGGATACGTCGATGCGCTGGGCTTCGTGCGGCTGGGCGGCCTGTACACCTCGTTCATGAGCGGCAACACCACGCAATTCGCGGTCTTCGGCGCCGAAGCGAAGCTGCAGAAGATGGTGATGCCGGCGATTCTGATCGCGGCGTTCCTGACCGGCTCGGTCCTGGGCAGCGGCCTGGCGATCCTGGTGCCGTCGCGCTGGAGCACCCCGGTGGTGCTCGCCTACGAATCGCTGCTGATCCTGGGCGGCCTGGCGCTCGGTCTCGCTTCCCCCGAGCTGGGCCTTGCCGCGTTCTTCGTAGCCGTGGCCATGGGCGCGCAGAACGCCGTGCTGGCGCAGGTGCAGGGTTTCCGGGCTGGTACCACCTTCGTCACCGGAGCCCTGTTCAGCCTGGGCCAGAAGATCGCCCGGGCGCTGACACGCACGGGCGACCCGCTCGGCTGGATCGGCGACGGGCTGGTCTGGTTGTCCCTGTTGCTGGGCGCCTTCCTGGGGGCGCTGGCCTACGATGCGTTCGCCCTCTACGCCCTGATCGCGCCGGCGGCGGTCTCGGGGGTGCTCGCGCTGATCACCGCGTTCCTGGTCCTGCGCGCCGGCCAGAGGACCACGAAGGTCGAGTTTCCATGA
- a CDS encoding photosystem reaction center subunit H, with translation MRPPLFATGLAFALAAVAVPARAACDVKGAQIEEGIAAKKELREDANAQTVRDLRTLRDAAIVLETYKFPGECEVLLGIAKSLLSNPDKTIVQGGNTDEDEAESLVEAREPKAKTPADEKAAAPKTAPKAN, from the coding sequence ATGCGGCCCCCCCTCTTCGCCACCGGTCTCGCCTTCGCCCTCGCGGCCGTCGCCGTGCCGGCCCGGGCCGCGTGCGACGTGAAGGGCGCGCAGATCGAGGAGGGAATCGCGGCCAAGAAGGAACTGCGCGAGGACGCCAACGCTCAGACGGTGCGCGACCTGCGCACGCTGCGCGACGCGGCGATCGTGCTGGAGACCTACAAATTCCCGGGCGAGTGCGAGGTGCTGCTCGGCATCGCCAAGTCGCTGCTCTCCAATCCCGACAAGACGATCGTGCAGGGCGGCAACACCGACGAGGACGAGGCCGAGAGCCTGGTCGAGGCGCGCGAGCCCAAGGCGAAGACACCGGCGGACGAGAAGGCAGCGGCTCCGAAGACGGCTCCCAAGGCGAATTGA
- a CDS encoding S41 family peptidase, translating into MRKTSLIMLGAFLGAGTSMVATQTDFLSGPRAVAASAETYRQLSLFGDVFEKVRTDYVEKPDESKMIEAAVNGMLTSLDPHSSYMDAKAFRDMQTTTRGEFGGLGIEVTMEDGLIKVVTPIDDTPAAKAGLLANDIITQIDDDQVQGLTLNQAVDKMRGPVNSAVKLKISRKESKDPIDVTLTRDVIKIKPVRSKVEGGDVAYIRLTQFNEQTFDGMRAAIEKLSGEIGADKLKGYVVDLRNNPGGLLDQAVMVSDGFLDRGEIVSTRGRNPDETQRFSAKAGDLTKGKPVVVLVNGGSASASEIVAGALQDHKRATIMGTRSFGKGSVQSIIPLGGSGALRLTTARYYTPSGRSIQAKGIEPDIEVLQDVPDELKGKDETKGEAGLKGHLKQKDTDERGGSSAYIPPDPAKDKQLLSAIDFLHGIQKGAANSGTPAQQQKPSLPN; encoded by the coding sequence ATGCGCAAGACGTCCCTGATCATGCTCGGCGCCTTCCTGGGTGCCGGCACCTCCATGGTGGCGACCCAGACCGACTTCCTGTCGGGACCGCGGGCCGTGGCCGCTTCCGCCGAGACCTATCGCCAGCTGAGCCTGTTCGGCGACGTCTTCGAGAAGGTCCGCACCGACTACGTCGAGAAGCCCGACGAGTCGAAGATGATCGAGGCGGCCGTCAACGGCATGCTGACCTCCCTCGATCCGCATTCGAGCTACATGGACGCCAAGGCGTTCCGTGACATGCAGACCACCACCCGCGGCGAGTTCGGCGGGCTGGGCATCGAGGTCACGATGGAGGACGGCCTGATCAAGGTCGTCACCCCGATCGACGACACTCCCGCCGCCAAGGCGGGCCTGCTGGCCAACGACATCATCACCCAGATCGACGACGACCAGGTCCAGGGCCTGACCCTGAACCAGGCGGTCGACAAGATGCGCGGCCCGGTGAACTCGGCCGTGAAGCTCAAGATCTCCCGTAAGGAGTCGAAGGACCCGATCGACGTCACGCTCACGCGCGACGTGATCAAGATCAAGCCGGTGCGCTCCAAGGTGGAGGGCGGCGACGTCGCCTACATCCGCCTGACCCAGTTCAACGAGCAGACCTTCGACGGTATGCGCGCGGCGATCGAGAAGCTCTCCGGCGAGATCGGGGCCGACAAGCTCAAGGGCTACGTGGTCGACCTGCGCAACAACCCGGGTGGCCTGCTCGACCAGGCCGTGATGGTCTCGGACGGCTTCCTCGATCGTGGTGAGATCGTCTCCACCCGCGGCCGTAACCCGGACGAGACCCAGCGGTTCTCGGCCAAGGCCGGCGACCTGACCAAGGGCAAGCCCGTGGTCGTTCTGGTCAACGGCGGCTCGGCCTCGGCATCCGAGATCGTGGCCGGCGCCCTGCAGGATCACAAGCGCGCGACCATCATGGGCACGCGCTCCTTCGGCAAGGGCTCGGTGCAGTCGATCATCCCGCTCGGCGGCTCCGGCGCGCTGCGGCTGACCACGGCGCGTTATTACACGCCGTCGGGCCGCTCGATCCAGGCAAAGGGTATCGAGCCCGACATCGAGGTGCTGCAGGACGTGCCCGACGAGCTGAAGGGTAAGGACGAGACCAAGGGTGAGGCCGGTCTGAAGGGCCACCTGAAGCAGAAGGATACCGACGAGCGCGGCGGCTCCTCCGCCTACATCCCGCCGGATCCCGCCAAGGACAAGCAGCTCCTGTCGGCCATCGACTTCCTGCACGGTATCCAGAAGGGCGCCGCCAACAGCGGCACCCCCGCCCAGCAGCAGAAGCCCAGCCTGCCGAACTGA
- the proB gene encoding glutamate 5-kinase — MIPALEEFRRVVIKVGSALLVDRNAGRLRHAWLAALAEDIAELHARGVDVLVVSSGSIALGRTVLGLPPGILRLEESQGAASVGQITLARHWAEALGHHGIVAGQILVTPQDTEERRRYLNARATVLKLLEMRAVPVVNENDTVATSEIRYGDNDRLAARVATMIDADVLVLFSDIDGLYTAPPLSDPDARHLPVVERITPEIEAMAGGPASELSRGGMRTKVEAAKIAASGGTHLVIADGRGKNPLKAVREGARCTWFLSGSTPTAARKTWIAGSLEPRGTLTIDAGAAKALLGGASLLPVGVRAIEGSFSRGDAVLIRDPDGRVLGRGLVAYDSAEAALIIGHPSARIPDLLNYPGRAWMVHRDDLALF, encoded by the coding sequence ATGATCCCGGCCCTCGAAGAATTCCGCCGCGTCGTCATCAAGGTCGGGTCGGCCCTGCTGGTTGATCGCAATGCCGGCCGGCTGCGCCATGCCTGGTTGGCGGCTCTGGCCGAGGACATCGCGGAGTTGCATGCGCGCGGCGTCGACGTGCTGGTCGTCTCCTCGGGCAGCATTGCGCTCGGTCGGACGGTGCTGGGCCTGCCGCCGGGGATCCTGCGGCTGGAGGAGAGCCAGGGCGCAGCCTCCGTGGGGCAGATTACCCTCGCCAGGCACTGGGCCGAGGCGCTCGGGCATCACGGCATCGTGGCGGGCCAGATCCTGGTGACCCCGCAGGACACCGAGGAGCGACGCCGCTACCTCAACGCCCGGGCCACCGTACTGAAGCTCCTGGAGATGCGCGCCGTCCCGGTGGTCAACGAGAACGACACGGTGGCGACCTCCGAGATCCGCTACGGCGACAACGACCGGCTGGCCGCCCGGGTCGCCACGATGATCGACGCCGACGTGCTGGTCCTGTTCTCGGACATCGACGGCCTCTACACCGCGCCGCCCCTGTCGGATCCCGATGCGCGGCACCTGCCCGTGGTCGAGCGCATCACCCCGGAGATCGAGGCGATGGCCGGCGGCCCGGCCTCGGAGCTGTCCCGGGGCGGCATGCGCACGAAGGTCGAGGCGGCCAAGATCGCGGCCTCAGGGGGCACCCACCTGGTCATCGCGGACGGACGGGGCAAGAACCCCCTGAAGGCGGTGCGGGAGGGCGCGCGTTGCACGTGGTTCCTATCCGGCTCCACCCCGACCGCGGCACGCAAGACGTGGATCGCCGGCTCCCTGGAGCCGCGCGGGACGCTGACCATCGATGCCGGGGCCGCCAAGGCGCTGCTCGGCGGGGCCAGCCTGCTGCCGGTGGGCGTCCGGGCGATCGAGGGCAGTTTCTCCCGGGGCGACGCGGTGCTGATCCGGGATCCGGACGGGCGCGTTCTGGGCCGCGGCCTCGTGGCCTACGACAGCGCCGAGGCGGCGCTGATCATCGGCCATCCGAGTGCGCGCATACCGGATTTGCTCAACTATCCCGGCCGCGCCTGGATGGTGCACCGCGATGATCTGGCTCTGTTTTGA